ATTTGCCGGTCAGGAACTGCTCGGCCGGCGGCCCGACCAGATTTTGCGATATGGCGTCGCCCGCACCTTCCAGAACATCCGCCTGTTTCCCAACCTCACGGTGATGGAAAACGTGCTGATCGGCCAGCACAGCCACCTCGCCGCCGGGCCGGCGAGCATCGTGCTCGGCCTGCCGCATGTCCGTGCCGAGGAGCGCGAGGCCCGCGAATTCGTGCTCGAACTGCTCGGCCTGTTCGGCAACCGGCTGATCCCGCGGATCGATCAGGGGGTGGCGCAATTGTCCTACGCCAACCGCCGCCGGGTCGAGATTGCTCGGGCGCTCGCCGCCCGCCCGCGTCTGCTGATGCTCGATGAGCCGACCGCCGGAATGAACCCGGCAGAGAGTCTCGAACTCGCCGAACAGATCGCGGGATTTCGCAAACTCGGCCTGACCGTGCTGCTGGTGGAGCACAAGCTCGATGTGGTGACCCGCCTTGCCGATAATGTGGTGGTGCTCGATTACGGCGAGAAACTCGCCGAAGGGCCCGCCGATGAGGTGCGGCGCAACGAGGCGGTGATCGAAGCGTATATCGGGCGGGGCACGGTCCATGCGTGACGAGACCCCGCTGCTCGAATTCGACGCGGTGCACACGCATTACGGCGATCTGCACGTGCTCAAGGGTGTGGATTACACGATGGGCCGCAACGATATCATCGTGCTGCTCGGCGGCAACGCCTCGGGCAAATCGACCACGATGAAAACGATCATGGGCACGGTGACGCCGACCTCGGGCACGGTGCGGTTTCGCGGCGAGGTGATCAACCGGCTCAGCACGGCCGAGCGGGTGAAGCGCGGCATCGCCCCGGTGCTCGAAGCGCGGCGGCTGTTTCCGCGCATGACCGTGTTCGAGAATCTGGAAATGGGTGCCTATACCCGCAAACGCGATGCGAGCTTCAACGACGATCTCGAACGGGTGTATGAGTTGTTCCCCCGGGTAAAGGAACGCCGGACCCAGCTTGCCGGCACGCTTTCGGGCGGCGAGCAGCAGATGGTCGCGATCGGCCGGGCGTTGATGGCCCGCCCGGTGCTGATCTGCATGGATGAACCCTCGATGGGCCTGTCGCCGCGCTTCGTCGAAATCGTGTTCGGCATCATCCAGACGATCAACCGC
This sequence is a window from Acidiphilium acidophilum. Protein-coding genes within it:
- a CDS encoding ABC transporter ATP-binding protein, which produces MRDETPLLEFDAVHTHYGDLHVLKGVDYTMGRNDIIVLLGGNASGKSTTMKTIMGTVTPTSGTVRFRGEVINRLSTAERVKRGIAPVLEARRLFPRMTVFENLEMGAYTRKRDASFNDDLERVYELFPRVKERRTQLAGTLSGGEQQMVAIGRALMARPVLICMDEPSMGLSPRFVEIVFGIIQTINRQGVAIFMVEQNANMALQIATRGYVLQTGQVVLAGPAAELAANPAIREAYLGELQVEA